A stretch of the Mycolicibacterium celeriflavum genome encodes the following:
- a CDS encoding cysteine desulfurase → MTASVRPLDLAAVRADFPILKKQMRGGNVLAYLDSGATSQRPLQVLDAEREFLVTSYGAVHRGAHQLMEEATDAYEEGRADIAAFVGADPDELVFTKNATEALNLVSYALGDTRFEGAVGPGDVIVTTELEHHANLVPWQELARRTGATLKWYGVTSDGRIDLDSLRLDDRVKVVAFSHRSNVTGALAPVDELVSRARAVGALTVLDACQSVPHQPVDFHALDVDFAAFSGHKMLGPTGIGVLYGRGALLNALPPFLTGGSMIETVTMEETTYAPAPQRFEAGTPMTSQVVGLAAAARYLREVGMAAVEAHEAELVAAALEGLTALDGVRIIGPRSLENRGSPVSFVVDGVHAHDVGQVLDDEGVAVRVGHHCAWPLHRRFGIAATARASFAVYNTVEEVDRLVAGVRRAVEFFSRD, encoded by the coding sequence GTGACCGCCTCCGTTCGCCCGCTGGATCTGGCCGCCGTCCGCGCGGACTTCCCGATCCTGAAGAAGCAGATGCGCGGCGGAAACGTGTTGGCGTACCTGGATTCCGGGGCGACGTCGCAACGGCCGCTGCAGGTCCTCGACGCCGAGCGCGAGTTCCTGGTCACCTCGTACGGCGCCGTGCATCGCGGTGCGCACCAGTTGATGGAGGAGGCCACCGACGCCTACGAGGAGGGCCGCGCGGACATCGCGGCATTCGTCGGCGCCGACCCCGATGAGTTGGTGTTCACCAAGAACGCGACCGAGGCGCTCAACCTGGTGTCCTACGCGCTGGGTGACACGCGCTTCGAGGGCGCCGTCGGTCCGGGCGATGTGATCGTCACGACCGAACTCGAACACCACGCCAATCTGGTCCCGTGGCAGGAGTTGGCGCGCCGCACCGGCGCGACGCTGAAATGGTACGGGGTCACGTCTGACGGCCGCATCGACCTCGACTCGCTGCGACTCGACGACCGCGTCAAAGTTGTTGCGTTCAGCCATCGTTCGAACGTCACCGGTGCGCTGGCGCCGGTCGACGAACTGGTTTCGCGTGCCAGGGCGGTCGGCGCGCTGACCGTGCTCGACGCCTGCCAGTCGGTGCCACACCAGCCCGTCGACTTCCATGCGCTCGACGTCGACTTCGCGGCCTTCTCCGGGCACAAGATGTTGGGGCCGACCGGGATCGGGGTGTTGTACGGCCGCGGCGCGCTGCTGAACGCGTTGCCGCCGTTCCTCACCGGCGGGTCGATGATCGAGACCGTCACGATGGAGGAGACGACGTACGCGCCGGCGCCGCAGCGCTTCGAGGCCGGCACGCCGATGACGTCGCAAGTGGTCGGGCTGGCGGCCGCCGCGCGGTATCTGCGCGAGGTCGGGATGGCCGCCGTCGAAGCGCACGAGGCCGAACTGGTCGCGGCGGCGCTCGAAGGACTGACCGCGCTCGACGGAGTGCGAATCATCGGGCCGAGGTCACTGGAGAACCGCGGGTCGCCGGTCAGCTTCGTCGTCGACGGGGTCCACGCCCACGATGTGGGGCAGGTGCTCGACGACGAGGGCGTGGCGGTACGCGTGGGCCACCACTGCGCATGGCCGCTGCACCGCCGGTTCGGCATCGCGGCCACCGCGCGGGCATCGTTTGCGGTGTACAACACCGTCGAAGAGGTCGATCGGCTGGTGGCGGGCGTGCGCCGGGCCGTGGAATTCTTCAGCAGGGACTGA
- a CDS encoding ABC-F family ATP-binding cassette domain-containing protein, with protein MITATDLEVRAGARTLLSTDGTALRVQPGDRIGLVGRNGAGKTTTLRILAGESEPYAGDIVRNGEIGYLPQDPREGDLDVLARDRVLSARGLDTLLADLEKQQVLMAEVADDAARDKAVRRYGQLEERFAALGGYAAESEAGRICASLGLPERVLTQPLRTLSGGQRRRVELARILFAASESGAGSSTTLLLDEPTNHLDADSIGWLRDFLQQHTGGLIVISHNVDLLADVVNRVWFLDAVRGEVDVYNMGWQKYLDARATDEQRRRRERANAERKASALRTQAAKMGAKATKAVAAQNMLRRADRMMAALDEERVADKVARIKFPTPAPCGRTPLVAKGLTKNYGSLEVFTGVDLAIDRGSRVVVLGLNGAGKTTLLRLLAGAETPDAGALEPGHGLKLGYFAQEHDTLDDTATVWENIRHAAPDTGEQDLRGLLGAFMFSGPQLEQPAGTLSGGEKTRLALAGLVASTANVLLLDEPTNNLDPASREQVLDALRSYVGAVVLVTHDPGAAEALEPQRVVLLPDGTEDFWSEEYRDLIELA; from the coding sequence GTGATCACCGCAACGGACCTCGAGGTCCGCGCCGGGGCACGCACGTTGCTGTCCACCGACGGAACCGCGCTTCGCGTGCAGCCCGGCGACCGGATCGGGCTCGTCGGCCGAAACGGCGCGGGCAAGACCACCACGCTGCGCATTCTCGCCGGCGAAAGCGAGCCCTACGCGGGGGATATCGTCCGCAACGGCGAAATCGGTTACCTGCCACAGGATCCCAGAGAAGGCGACCTCGACGTGCTCGCTCGTGACCGCGTCCTGTCGGCACGCGGGCTCGACACCTTGCTGGCCGACCTGGAGAAGCAGCAGGTGCTGATGGCGGAGGTGGCCGACGACGCCGCCCGGGACAAGGCCGTCCGCCGGTACGGCCAGCTCGAGGAGCGGTTCGCGGCGCTGGGCGGCTATGCCGCAGAGAGCGAGGCAGGCCGGATCTGCGCGAGCCTCGGACTGCCCGAACGCGTCCTGACCCAACCGCTGCGCACACTGTCCGGCGGTCAGCGCCGCCGGGTAGAACTCGCCCGGATCCTGTTCGCCGCTTCCGAGAGCGGGGCCGGTTCTTCGACAACGCTGCTCCTGGACGAGCCCACCAACCACCTCGATGCGGACTCCATCGGCTGGCTGCGCGACTTCCTGCAGCAGCACACCGGCGGCCTGATCGTCATCAGCCACAACGTCGACCTGCTCGCCGATGTGGTGAACCGGGTGTGGTTCCTCGACGCGGTGCGCGGCGAGGTCGACGTCTACAACATGGGTTGGCAGAAGTACCTCGACGCCCGCGCCACCGACGAACAGCGGCGCCGCCGCGAACGCGCCAATGCCGAGCGCAAGGCTTCCGCATTGCGCACCCAGGCCGCCAAGATGGGCGCCAAGGCCACCAAAGCCGTTGCCGCGCAGAACATGCTGCGACGCGCCGATCGGATGATGGCCGCCCTCGACGAGGAACGCGTCGCCGACAAGGTGGCCCGCATCAAGTTTCCGACCCCCGCGCCCTGCGGGCGGACCCCGCTCGTCGCCAAGGGCCTGACGAAGAACTACGGGTCGCTCGAGGTCTTCACCGGTGTCGACCTGGCGATCGACCGTGGCTCACGCGTCGTGGTGCTCGGCCTCAACGGCGCAGGCAAGACCACGCTGTTGCGATTGTTGGCCGGCGCCGAAACTCCGGATGCCGGCGCGTTGGAGCCCGGCCACGGCCTCAAGCTCGGCTATTTCGCCCAGGAGCACGACACCCTCGACGACACCGCGACAGTGTGGGAGAACATCCGGCACGCGGCGCCCGACACCGGCGAGCAGGACCTTCGGGGTCTGTTGGGCGCGTTCATGTTCAGCGGACCGCAGCTGGAGCAGCCGGCGGGCACGCTGTCCGGCGGCGAGAAGACACGACTGGCGCTGGCCGGGCTGGTCGCATCGACCGCGAACGTGCTGCTGCTCGACGAGCCGACGAACAACCTCGATCCCGCGTCGCGCGAGCAGGTGCTCGACGCACTGCGCAGCTACGTCGGCGCGGTCGTGCTGGTGACCCATGACCCGGGCGCAGCCGAGGCGTTGGAACCGCAGCGCGTGGTGCTGCTTCCCGACGGCACCGAGGATTTCTGGTCCGAGGAATACCGCGATCTCATCGAGTTGGCTTGA
- the sufU gene encoding Fe-S cluster assembly sulfur transfer protein SufU: MRLEQIYQEVILDHYKHPHNRGLREPFDAQVQHVNPTCGDEVTLRVTLSGDGEQVVDISYDGQGCSISQASTSVLTDQVIGQSVGDALKTVAAFSEMISSRGTVEGDEDVIGDGIAFAGVAKYPARVKCALLGWMAFKDALAQAGAEFGTEEAPDERHRSA, from the coding sequence GTGCGGCTGGAGCAGATCTATCAGGAAGTGATCCTCGATCACTACAAGCACCCCCACAACCGTGGGCTACGCGAGCCGTTCGACGCGCAGGTACAACACGTCAACCCCACGTGCGGGGATGAGGTGACGCTGCGGGTGACGCTGTCCGGCGACGGCGAACAGGTGGTCGACATCTCCTATGACGGCCAGGGCTGTTCGATCAGCCAGGCCTCGACGTCGGTCCTGACCGATCAGGTGATCGGACAAAGCGTCGGGGACGCCTTGAAGACGGTCGCGGCGTTCAGCGAGATGATTTCCTCGCGCGGGACGGTCGAGGGCGACGAAGATGTAATCGGAGACGGCATCGCATTCGCCGGTGTCGCCAAGTACCCGGCGCGGGTCAAGTGCGCGCTGCTGGGTTGGATGGCTTTCAAGGACGCGCTGGCGCAAGCTGGCGCTGAATTCGGGACAGAGGAGGCGCCAGATGAGCGACACCGCAGTGCCTAA
- the sufD gene encoding Fe-S cluster assembly protein SufD — protein MVSELTTAVEPTPAGSALNKGEIFTSFDVNAFEVPGGRDEIWRFTPLKRLRGLHDGSASATGSAQIRVAESPGVTVETVRRDDERLGEGGVPADRVAAQAFSSFDTATVVTVARDTEVAEPIEIDISGPGEGAVAYGHLQIRVEELSRAIVVVDLRGSGTYADNVEIIVGDSAGLGVIWIADWADDMVHVSAHHARLGKDAVLGHVNVTLGGDVVRTTATVRFTGTGGDAKLLGTYFADDGQHFESRLLVDHAHPNCKSDVLYKGALQGDPDSGRPDAHAVWIGDVLIRAEATGTDTFEVNRNLLLTDGARADSVPNLEIETGEIVGAGHASATGRFDDEQLFYLRARGIPENQARRLVVRGFFNEIIAKIAVPAVRERLTEAIERELAITESRTAQS, from the coding sequence GTGGTTTCCGAGCTGACCACTGCGGTCGAACCGACCCCGGCCGGATCCGCACTCAACAAGGGCGAGATCTTCACCTCGTTCGACGTAAACGCCTTCGAGGTGCCCGGTGGCCGCGACGAGATCTGGCGGTTCACCCCGCTCAAGCGTCTCCGGGGGCTGCACGACGGCTCCGCGTCCGCCACGGGTAGCGCGCAGATCCGGGTCGCTGAGTCACCCGGCGTCACCGTGGAGACGGTGCGCCGCGATGACGAGCGCCTCGGCGAGGGCGGCGTGCCCGCCGACCGCGTTGCGGCCCAGGCCTTTTCGTCGTTCGACACGGCGACTGTCGTCACCGTGGCCCGCGACACCGAGGTCGCCGAGCCGATCGAGATCGACATCAGCGGCCCGGGTGAGGGCGCGGTGGCCTACGGGCATCTGCAGATCCGCGTCGAGGAACTGTCGCGTGCGATCGTCGTCGTGGACCTGCGGGGCAGCGGAACCTACGCCGACAACGTGGAGATCATCGTCGGCGATTCGGCTGGCCTCGGGGTGATCTGGATCGCCGACTGGGCCGACGACATGGTGCACGTCAGCGCGCATCACGCACGCCTGGGCAAGGATGCCGTGCTCGGTCACGTCAACGTCACGCTCGGCGGCGACGTCGTCCGGACCACGGCGACCGTCCGCTTCACCGGAACCGGGGGCGACGCCAAGTTGCTCGGCACCTACTTCGCTGACGACGGTCAGCATTTCGAGTCGCGGCTGCTGGTCGATCACGCCCACCCGAACTGCAAGTCCGATGTGTTGTACAAGGGTGCGCTGCAAGGGGATCCGGACTCCGGGCGGCCCGATGCGCACGCAGTGTGGATCGGCGATGTTTTGATCCGCGCGGAGGCCACCGGCACCGACACCTTCGAGGTGAACCGCAACCTGCTGCTCACCGACGGCGCACGCGCCGACTCGGTGCCCAACCTCGAGATCGAGACGGGTGAGATCGTCGGCGCCGGGCACGCCAGTGCCACCGGACGTTTCGACGACGAGCAGTTGTTCTATCTGCGGGCCCGCGGCATCCCCGAGAATCAGGCGCGTCGCTTGGTGGTGCGCGGTTTCTTCAACGAGATCATCGCCAAAATCGCCGTGCCCGCGGTGCGCGAGCGCCTCACCGAAGCAATCGAACGAGAACTAGCGATCACGGAATCGAGAACAGCCCAATCATGA
- a CDS encoding helix-turn-helix transcriptional regulator — MKFSPEAGAATAATSSTAAGADRHTRGAIVQLLLESGPITAGEIGEQLGISAAGVRRHLDALMDAGDAQASAAAAWQHTGRGRPAKRYRLTAAGRAKLSHAYDDLAAAAIRQLREIGGDDAVRAFARRRIDGILAGVTEGPDDVESRADRVAAALTEAGYATTVTSVTPAPGPIHGIQLCQHHCPVSHVAEEFPELCETERDAFAEILGTHVQRLATIVNGDCACTTHVPLVDKIDKNDKISATAPTSKQGASR; from the coding sequence GTGAAATTCAGTCCGGAGGCTGGAGCCGCCACAGCGGCGACATCCAGCACCGCCGCAGGAGCCGATCGCCACACCCGTGGTGCGATCGTGCAACTCCTGCTGGAATCCGGACCGATCACCGCCGGCGAGATCGGCGAGCAGCTCGGAATCTCCGCCGCCGGGGTGCGTCGCCACCTCGACGCGCTGATGGATGCCGGCGACGCGCAGGCCAGCGCCGCAGCCGCCTGGCAGCACACCGGGCGCGGTAGGCCCGCTAAGCGGTACCGCCTCACCGCGGCGGGTCGCGCCAAACTGAGCCACGCCTACGACGACCTCGCCGCGGCGGCGATCCGGCAGTTGCGCGAGATCGGCGGCGATGACGCCGTGCGGGCGTTCGCGCGTCGACGTATCGACGGGATTCTCGCGGGAGTAACCGAGGGCCCTGATGACGTTGAATCAAGGGCCGATCGAGTGGCGGCCGCGCTGACCGAGGCCGGCTACGCGACGACTGTGACATCTGTTACGCCGGCGCCTGGACCGATCCACGGAATCCAGCTGTGTCAGCATCACTGTCCGGTGTCCCACGTCGCGGAGGAGTTCCCCGAACTGTGCGAGACGGAGCGGGACGCGTTCGCCGAGATCCTGGGAACCCACGTGCAGAGGCTCGCCACGATCGTCAACGGCGACTGCGCCTGCACCACCCACGTACCGCTGGTCGACAAGATCGACAAGAACGACAAGATCAGCGCCACAGCCCCAACTAGCAAGCAAGGAGCGTCGAGATGA
- the sufC gene encoding Fe-S cluster assembly ATPase SufC, which translates to MTTLEVKDLHVSVITPEQTEIPILKGVDLTVKSGETHAVMGPNGSGKSTLSYAIAGHPRYTVTSGSITLDGQDVLEMSIDERARAGLFLAMQYPVEVPGVSMSNFLRTAATAVRGEAPKLRHWVKEVKAAMSDLGIDAAFSERSVNEGFSGGEKKRHEILQLALLKPKIAILDETDSGLDVDALRVVSEGVNRYAETENGGVLLITHYTRILRYIRPQFVHVFVDGRIVTSGGPELADELEENGYVGFTQTATAEA; encoded by the coding sequence ATGACCACACTGGAAGTCAAAGACCTGCACGTCTCGGTCATCACGCCCGAGCAGACCGAGATACCGATCCTCAAGGGTGTCGACCTGACCGTGAAGTCGGGGGAGACCCACGCGGTGATGGGTCCGAACGGTTCCGGCAAATCCACGTTGTCGTATGCGATCGCCGGCCACCCCAGGTACACGGTGACGTCCGGTTCGATCACGCTGGACGGCCAGGACGTGCTGGAGATGAGCATCGACGAGCGCGCCCGCGCGGGGTTGTTCCTCGCGATGCAGTACCCCGTCGAGGTGCCGGGGGTGTCGATGTCGAACTTCCTGCGCACCGCTGCCACCGCCGTGCGCGGTGAGGCGCCGAAATTGCGGCACTGGGTCAAAGAGGTCAAGGCCGCGATGAGCGATCTCGGGATCGATGCGGCGTTCTCCGAACGCAGTGTCAACGAAGGGTTCTCGGGCGGTGAGAAGAAGCGCCACGAGATCCTGCAACTGGCCCTGCTGAAACCGAAGATCGCGATCCTGGACGAGACGGACTCGGGTCTTGACGTCGACGCGCTGCGGGTGGTCAGCGAGGGCGTCAACCGCTACGCCGAAACCGAGAACGGCGGCGTGCTGCTGATCACGCACTACACCCGCATCCTGCGCTACATCCGGCCGCAGTTCGTGCACGTGTTCGTCGACGGGCGCATCGTCACCTCCGGCGGTCCGGAACTCGCGGACGAACTCGAAGAGAACGGCTACGTCGGGTTCACCCAGACGGCGACCGCGGAGGCGTAA
- the sufB gene encoding Fe-S cluster assembly protein SufB, with amino-acid sequence MTTTPEVHKVGEPLSQDEAIASLSRYGYGWVDSDVAGASAQRGLSEAVVRDISTKKNEPEWMLETRLKALRTFTKKPMPNWGSNLEGIDFDNIKYFVRSTEKQAATWDDLPEDIRNTYDKLGIPEAEKQRLVSGVAAQYESEVVYHQIREDLEAEGVVFLDTDTALREHPDIFKQYFGTVIPAGDNKFSALNTAVWSGGSFIYVPPGVHVDIPLQAYFRINTENMGQFERTLIIVDEGAYVHYVEGCTAPIYKSDSLHSAVVEIIVKPGGRCRYTTIQNWSNNVYNLVTKRARAEAGATMEWVDGNIGSKVTMKYPAVWMTGEHARGEVLSVAFAGEGQHQDTGAKMLHLAPNTSSNIVSKSVARGGGRASYRGLVQVNKGAHGSRSSVKCDALLVDTVSRSDTYPYVDIREDDVTMGHEATVSKVSENQLFYLMSRGLTEDEAMAMVVRGFVEPIAKELPMEYALELNRLIELQMEGAVG; translated from the coding sequence ATGACGACGACACCCGAGGTCCACAAGGTAGGCGAACCGCTCAGCCAGGATGAGGCCATCGCCTCGCTGAGCCGGTACGGCTACGGCTGGGTGGACTCCGACGTCGCGGGCGCCAGCGCGCAGCGCGGTCTGTCCGAGGCGGTGGTTCGTGACATCTCGACGAAGAAGAACGAGCCCGAGTGGATGCTCGAGACCCGGCTGAAGGCGCTGCGCACCTTCACCAAGAAGCCGATGCCGAACTGGGGTTCCAACCTCGAGGGCATCGACTTCGACAACATCAAGTATTTCGTGCGGTCCACCGAGAAGCAGGCCGCCACCTGGGACGACCTGCCCGAGGACATCCGCAACACCTACGACAAGCTGGGCATCCCGGAGGCGGAGAAGCAGCGTCTGGTCTCCGGTGTGGCGGCGCAGTATGAGTCGGAGGTGGTCTACCACCAGATCCGCGAGGACCTCGAGGCCGAAGGCGTCGTCTTCCTCGACACCGACACCGCGCTGCGTGAGCACCCGGACATCTTCAAGCAGTACTTCGGCACGGTGATCCCGGCCGGCGACAACAAGTTCTCCGCGCTCAACACCGCGGTCTGGTCGGGCGGCTCGTTCATCTATGTCCCGCCGGGCGTGCACGTCGACATCCCGCTGCAGGCCTACTTCCGGATCAACACCGAGAACATGGGACAGTTCGAGCGCACGCTGATCATCGTCGACGAGGGCGCCTACGTGCACTACGTCGAGGGCTGCACCGCGCCGATCTACAAGAGCGACTCGCTGCACTCCGCGGTCGTCGAGATCATCGTCAAGCCGGGCGGCCGCTGCCGCTACACGACGATTCAGAACTGGTCGAACAACGTCTACAACCTGGTCACCAAGCGGGCCCGCGCCGAGGCCGGAGCGACGATGGAGTGGGTCGACGGCAACATCGGCTCCAAGGTCACGATGAAGTACCCGGCCGTGTGGATGACCGGTGAGCACGCTCGCGGCGAGGTGCTGTCGGTGGCGTTCGCCGGCGAGGGACAGCACCAGGACACCGGCGCCAAGATGCTGCACCTGGCGCCGAACACGTCGAGCAACATCGTGTCCAAGTCGGTGGCCCGCGGTGGCGGTCGCGCGTCCTACCGTGGCCTTGTCCAGGTGAACAAGGGCGCACACGGGTCGCGCTCCAGCGTGAAATGCGATGCGCTGCTTGTCGATACCGTCAGCCGCAGCGACACCTACCCCTACGTCGACATCCGCGAGGACGACGTGACCATGGGCCACGAGGCCACCGTGTCGAAGGTCAGTGAGAACCAGTTGTTCTACCTGATGAGCCGCGGCCTCACCGAGGACGAGGCGATGGCGATGGTGGTGCGCGGCTTCGTCGAACCGATCGCCAAGGAACTCCCGATGGAGTACGCGCTGGAGCTCAACCGGCTGATCGAGCTGCAAATGGAAGGCGCGGTGGGCTGA
- the trxA gene encoding thioredoxin gives MATQDITAEQFNDTINDNEIVLVDFWASWCGPCKAFAPTFAASSEEHPDVVYAKVDTEAEQALAAAADIRSIPTLMAFKKGKLVFNQAGALPPAALEELVQQVKGFDIDAAIAAQDNGQPE, from the coding sequence GTGGCAACCCAAGACATCACCGCCGAACAATTCAACGACACCATCAACGACAACGAGATCGTGCTGGTGGACTTCTGGGCGTCGTGGTGTGGCCCGTGTAAAGCATTCGCCCCCACGTTCGCGGCGTCCTCCGAGGAACACCCCGACGTGGTGTACGCCAAGGTCGACACCGAGGCCGAACAGGCGCTGGCGGCGGCCGCCGACATCCGGTCCATCCCGACGTTGATGGCGTTCAAGAAGGGCAAACTGGTGTTCAACCAGGCTGGCGCGTTGCCGCCGGCGGCCCTCGAGGAGCTGGTACAGCAGGTCAAGGGATTCGACATCGACGCCGCGATCGCAGCGCAGGACAACGGCCAGCCGGAGTGA
- a CDS encoding enoyl-CoA hydratase, whose amino-acid sequence MNERADTEQSNFVLVDRPRPGVALVTLNRPERMNSMAFDVMVPLKQVLEELTYDNSVRAVVLTGAGRGFSSGADHKSAGSVPHIDGLTRPTFALRSMEVLDDVILALRKMHQPVIAAVNGAAIGGGLCLALACDIRVAADGAYFRAAGINNGLTASELGLSYLLPRAIGTSRAFELMLTGRDVDAGEAERIGLVSRAVPDDDLLEVCYQLGERIATFSRPGIELTKRTLWSGLDAGSLEGHMQAEGLGQLFVRLLTANFEEAVAARAEKRPPAFTDDK is encoded by the coding sequence GTGAACGAGCGCGCAGACACCGAACAGAGCAACTTCGTCCTGGTCGACCGGCCGCGTCCCGGCGTCGCGCTGGTGACCCTGAACCGGCCCGAACGGATGAACTCCATGGCCTTCGACGTCATGGTGCCGCTCAAGCAGGTGCTCGAGGAGCTGACCTACGACAACTCCGTGCGGGCGGTGGTGCTGACCGGCGCGGGACGCGGTTTTTCCTCCGGCGCCGACCACAAGTCGGCGGGCTCCGTACCGCACATCGACGGGCTGACCCGGCCGACGTTCGCGCTGCGGTCCATGGAAGTGCTCGACGACGTCATCCTGGCCCTGCGCAAGATGCACCAGCCGGTGATCGCCGCGGTCAACGGCGCCGCGATCGGCGGGGGCCTGTGCCTGGCACTGGCCTGCGACATCCGTGTCGCCGCCGACGGCGCCTACTTCCGGGCCGCGGGCATCAACAACGGCCTGACCGCCAGCGAACTGGGGTTGTCCTATCTGCTGCCGCGGGCCATCGGCACCTCGCGGGCCTTCGAGTTGATGCTCACCGGCCGCGACGTCGACGCCGGCGAGGCCGAACGCATCGGCCTGGTGTCGCGCGCGGTGCCCGACGACGACCTGCTCGAGGTTTGCTACCAGCTCGGTGAACGCATCGCGACGTTCTCCCGCCCGGGAATCGAGTTGACCAAGCGCACACTTTGGAGTGGACTGGACGCCGGTAGCCTGGAAGGGCATATGCAAGCCGAGGGCCTCGGACAACTCTTCGTCCGGTTGCTCACCGCCAACTTCGAAGAAGCGGTGGCAGCGCGCGCCGAGAAGCGGCCCCCGGCCTTCACCGACGACAAGTAA
- a CDS encoding metal-sulfur cluster assembly factor, whose translation MSDTAVPNEEMLFDLEEAMRDVVDPELGINVVDLGLVYGINVEQGEQGNVALIDMTLTSAACPLTDVIEDQSRTALVGAGLVDELRINWVWNPPWGPDKITEDGREQLRALGFTV comes from the coding sequence ATGAGCGACACCGCAGTGCCTAACGAGGAAATGTTGTTCGATCTCGAGGAGGCGATGCGCGACGTCGTCGACCCGGAACTCGGCATCAACGTCGTCGATTTGGGCCTGGTTTACGGAATCAACGTCGAGCAGGGGGAGCAGGGCAACGTCGCGTTGATCGACATGACGCTGACGTCTGCCGCATGTCCGCTGACCGATGTGATCGAGGATCAGTCGCGCACCGCGCTGGTGGGTGCGGGCCTGGTCGACGAGCTGAGGATCAACTGGGTGTGGAACCCGCCGTGGGGGCCGGACAAGATCACCGAGGACGGTCGCGAACAACTGCGGGCGCTGGGCTTCACGGTCTAG
- a CDS encoding TetR/AcrR family transcriptional regulator — MPRVTDDHLAARRRQILDGARRCFAEYGYEKATVRRLEQTIGLSRGAIFHHFRDKDTLFFELAREDAQRMADVAAREGLVQVMRDMLAAPDQFDWLATRLEIARKLRNDPEFHRGWSERSAELSTATHQRLRMQKQAGRLRDDVPSAVLQTYLDLVLDGLVARLASGDDPEKLSAVLDLVEASLRQRPD; from the coding sequence TTGCCCCGGGTCACCGACGACCACCTGGCGGCGCGTCGTCGGCAGATCCTCGACGGCGCCCGGCGGTGTTTCGCCGAGTACGGCTACGAGAAGGCGACCGTGCGGCGGCTCGAGCAGACGATCGGGCTGTCGCGCGGCGCCATCTTCCACCACTTCCGGGACAAGGACACGCTGTTCTTCGAGCTGGCCCGTGAGGACGCCCAGCGGATGGCAGACGTCGCCGCGAGGGAGGGCCTCGTCCAAGTGATGCGTGACATGCTCGCCGCGCCCGACCAGTTCGACTGGCTGGCCACGCGGCTGGAGATCGCGCGGAAGCTCCGCAACGACCCGGAGTTCCACCGTGGGTGGTCGGAGCGGTCCGCCGAACTCTCAACGGCCACGCATCAGCGGTTACGGATGCAGAAACAGGCGGGTCGACTGCGTGACGACGTCCCCAGTGCCGTGCTGCAGACCTATCTCGACCTCGTCCTCGATGGTCTGGTTGCGCGGTTGGCTTCGGGAGACGATCCCGAAAAGCTCAGTGCCGTACTGGACCTGGTCGAGGCATCCCTGCGGCAGCGGCCGGACTAG
- a CDS encoding helix-turn-helix domain-containing protein yields the protein MKKLDKSRDQLLNELRSAYEGGASIRTLVASTGRSYGSIHSMLRESGTRMRSRGGPNHRSRRAS from the coding sequence ATGAAGAAGCTGGACAAGTCGAGAGACCAGTTGCTCAACGAGTTGCGGAGTGCTTACGAGGGTGGCGCGAGCATCCGCACGCTGGTGGCGTCCACCGGCCGATCGTACGGTTCGATCCACAGCATGCTGCGCGAGTCGGGCACCAGGATGCGCAGCCGCGGCGGCCCGAACCACCGCAGTAGGCGCGCCAGCTAG